From a region of the Cololabis saira isolate AMF1-May2022 chromosome 8, fColSai1.1, whole genome shotgun sequence genome:
- the p4htmb gene encoding transmembrane prolyl 4-hydroxylase — translation MSANKQERAAAEDAPASGSLPSPLRPPADRLPCHSKSSVCSRSYFVVVMVFFHVYIINVILLLFYVHYSSGSSEDSSRSPDASSGGGGGQRSEARRPPAKPEFVQDVSLTRIEGIKVGHVQKVSLVPGKVHEMRTLSLKPLLFEIPDFLSEDECRVVMQLAQLKGLMESQLMVQEGQEELAKELNLSPEEIFNLLDTNHDGQLQLHEILTHSRVRDGIWLTPENLREIYAGLKADKDGDDLLSLEEFKLLSADAFQRFLLQRGVKRSQLVRNSRHTWLYQGKGAHRVLQDIKDRVTRLTQLPPALVDLSEPLQVVHYEQGGHYHAHHDSGPVYPETACTHTRLVANTSTPFETSCRYITVLFYLNSVDGGGETAFPVADNRTYDEVSLIQNDVDLLDTRRNCDKSNLRVRPAKGTAVFWYNYLSDGKGWVGDQDEYALHGGCVVTHGTKWVANKWINIDPDFQRQARYQQLVSQLPEDEDDEGLTMNTDVQSPSIHQEL, via the exons ATGAGTGCCAATAAGCAGGAGCGCGCAGCCGCGGAGGACGCGCCTGCGTCCGGCAGCCTCCCCTCGCCGCTGCGGCCGCCGGCAGACCGCCTGCCCTGCCACAGCAAGAGCAGCGTGTGCTCCCGCTCCTACTTCGTGGTCGTGATGGTGTTCTTTCACGTGTACATCATCAACGTGATATTGCTGCTGTTCTACGTGCACtacagcagcggcagcagcgagGACTCCAGCCGGAGTCCAGACGCGtccagcggcggcggcggcggccagCGCTCCGAGGCGCGGCGGCCGCCGGCCAAGCCGGAGTTCGTGCAGGATGTTTCCCTGACGAGGATCGAGGGCATAAAG GTGGGACATGTCCAGAAGGTTTCACTGGTTCCGGGCAAAGTGCACGAGATGCGGACCCTGAGCCTCAAACCGCTTCTGTTTG AGATCCCTGACTTCCTGTCAGAAGACGAGTGTCGTGTAGTAATGCAGCTGGCACAGCTGAAGGGTTTGATGGAGAGCCAGCTGATGGTGCAAGAAGGTCAAGAAGAGCTGGCCAAGGAGCTCAACCTCAGCCCAGAGGAGATCTTCAATCTCCTCGATACCAACCACGATGGACAGTTGCAGCTCCATGAG ATCTTGACACATTCTCGCGTTAGAGATGGCATCTGGCTCACACCAGAAAATCTGCGCGAAATCTATGCCGGGCTCAAAGCTGACAAAGATGGTGAcg ATTTGCTGAGTCTGGAGGAGTTCAAACTTCTAAGCGCCGACGCCTTCCAGCGCTTCCTGCTGCAGCGAGGGGTGAAAAGGAGTCAGTTGGTGCGGAACAGCAGGCACACCTGGCTCTATCAGGGAAAAGGAGCACACCGGGTCCTCCAAGACATTAAGGACAG GGTGACACGGCTCACTCAGCTCCCGCCCGCATTAGTGGACCTCAGTGAACCTCTGCAGGTGGTTCACTATGAACAGGGAGGACACTACCATGCCCATCATGACAGCGGACCCGTCTACCCTGAAACAGCATGCACGCACACGCGCCTGGTGGCCAACACCTCCACTCCTTTTGAGACTTCTTGCAG GTACATCACTGTTCTCTTCTACCTGAACTCTGTTGATGGGGGCGGGGAGACTGCCTTCCCAGTGGCAGACAACAGGACCTATGATGAAGTG TCCCTTATACAGAATGACGTGGATCTTTTGGACACCAGGAGAAACTGTGACAAGAGCAACCTGAGAGTGAGGCCTGCAAAAGGCACGGCAGTGTTTTGGTACAACTACCTCTCTGATGGAAAGG GTTGGGTGGGGGACCAGGATGAATATGCCTTGCATGGAGGCTGTGTGGTCACCCATGGCACTAAGTGGGTTGCCAATAAATGGATAAACATTGATCCGGACTTCCAGCGGCAAGCTCGTTATCAGCAGTTGGTGTCACAGCTGCCtgaagatgaggatgatgaaggtctgACTATGAACACAGACGTCCAGAGTCCCAGCATCCATCAAGAATTGTAG